The following proteins come from a genomic window of Flavobacteriaceae bacterium MAR_2010_188:
- a CDS encoding epoxyqueuosine reductase, which translates to MTNNQKNTDLIKSEAKRLGFLSCGISKAQFLEEEAPRLEKWLNKNMHGQMGYMENHFDKRLDPTLLVEGSKSVISLLLNYFPQETQVQNTFKISKYAYGTDYHYVIKEKLKELLQYIQVEIGDVYGRAFVDSAPVLDKAWASKSGLGWIGKNSNLLTQQVGSFYFIAELIVDLELDYDTPVTDHCGTCTACIDACPTEAITEPYVVDGSKCISYFTIELKENIPTEFKSQMNDWIFGCDVCQDVCPWNRFSKSHSEPLFNPNPELLEMTKKDWEEITEDTFKKVFKDSAVKRTKYSGLTRNIQFVKDGK; encoded by the coding sequence ATGACTAACAATCAGAAGAATACAGACCTAATAAAATCCGAAGCCAAGCGCCTCGGATTTTTGTCTTGTGGTATCAGCAAAGCACAATTTCTTGAAGAAGAAGCGCCCAGACTGGAAAAATGGCTCAATAAAAACATGCATGGTCAAATGGGTTATATGGAAAACCATTTTGACAAACGCCTCGATCCTACATTGCTGGTTGAAGGTTCTAAAAGCGTTATTTCCTTGTTGTTGAATTACTTTCCCCAGGAAACTCAAGTCCAAAATACCTTTAAGATTTCAAAATATGCTTATGGAACAGACTATCACTATGTTATCAAGGAAAAGCTAAAAGAGCTGCTGCAATATATTCAAGTTGAAATTGGTGATGTATACGGTCGTGCTTTCGTCGATTCTGCACCAGTGCTAGATAAAGCTTGGGCATCAAAAAGCGGTCTTGGTTGGATTGGTAAAAATTCTAATCTATTAACCCAACAAGTTGGCTCATTTTATTTTATTGCTGAATTAATTGTCGACTTAGAGCTAGATTACGATACTCCCGTAACCGACCATTGCGGAACATGTACCGCATGTATCGATGCCTGTCCTACCGAAGCCATAACCGAGCCTTATGTTGTAGACGGCAGCAAGTGCATTTCGTATTTCACAATTGAACTCAAGGAAAATATCCCGACGGAATTTAAAAGCCAAATGAACGATTGGATCTTTGGCTGCGATGTGTGCCAAGATGTATGTCCTTGGAATCGTTTTTCCAAATCCCACAGCGAACCTTTATTTAATCCTAATCCGGAACTTTTAGAAATGACGAAAAAAGATTGGGAAGAAATCACCGAAGATACCTTCAAAAAAGTTTTCAAGGATTCTGCGGTTAAACGCACAAAATATTCAGGTCTTACGAGGAATATTCAATTTGTAAAAGACGGCAAATAA
- a CDS encoding Signal transduction histidine kinase, which yields MGYVVKYQLWPLLIFWLRLSLFATFSTSHSQEINFQEFQRFSVTNGLPSNEITALAEDSYGFLWVGTSKGLVRFDGSEFVPIAIPLDNNTTVADNAVHSLQYEPSSQTIWVGTARGLFYTSINQSRLKKHRIYQGVLNPVIKDILHDSRGCIWVVGNQGLGRIDTNDNFNFEIYFDGNHPLFNKATAILLEPASPRTIWVGSIIGLIKYDIEAGSIQHFKDGPDPKTERNRVRNMAWYNDFLYYGTWSSGCIRFDPKKRTFSQMYFNIFDKATNQGVTSLAEFNSNLLISHEQGVIILPKDSLAIQLKINEFDRGLLKGFSLQDQNNNIWYGTHYGLYKYSITDPLVQNIVLTKRSEFDIQLNLERIILHRNHLIAVGFGSEGIYVVNLKDLKTKVLPLPIEFKESKYFHLTDIERLTDNIFLLVNDPYLLEFDFEDQKIKQFETQLPYASPSIEDTEVDKYGNIWVGSRKEGLQKITPSGTIKNYKNFSEEDTIAYPWVNKLFIDSQENLWLCRGSETYLAMPMDSIFESGKRIEEHLRGVSSVLEDRGGRVWMAGTHDGMGYKLSRDPEKPIKMVMDGYVEEIYPFNDSLIWLMDGTLKIFNLKSRTFQKTYFEKITKQYRINGPIEKISDSIFAIAHQSGILLVNLDGLNFNPKPEKVYLVSFSVDGESLEIPLSFDSLSTQLPQHTKSIGLDFNTLNHELYNEQYYYTLNEDKISLNRALTINVTNLSPGDYSLKIFKKSFRPSPDELRYNLSFYIPTPWYNTSLFYMLLIILMVSAFYVLYKIQLSRKIASQDNLRLKQLDDLKTKFYSNITHEFRTPLTVILGIENSISQRLSLEQKAIFADLKLIKRNGRELLQLVDKMIGISKIDSGYFNLRIQNSDIISFIKYILESFEYAANLKGITISFTSNHDYLCINFDKDVINTIISNLLSNAIKNTAKGGSIQVSFLTQTKSWELCVQDSGSGIAPKDLAKIFDRYFQVPDNSDTHTGSGIGLSLTKDLVEKLDGQISVTSQIGKGTEFRITVPILPQPIEQVSQNTSNSINENLDGSIPKILIIEDNPDLRYYLKSLISKSSYIVLEASDGIVGMELALQILPDLIITDIMMPNMDGIKLCSELKDNELTDHIPIIMLTAKNTIQDKIDGISHGADAYISKPFKEEELLVTIGKLIELRIRLREKYGQKSESDNGNPDFVAHPILAKINSIILEHLAESNFGIQELAYKTAISESQLYRKVKALTGMSTAIYIRTCRLHQAKSMLTESNLNISEIAYSTGFNDPSWFTKAFKTQFGISPKEFLRSLKK from the coding sequence ATGGGGTATGTGGTTAAATATCAACTCTGGCCATTATTGATTTTTTGGTTGCGGCTATCTCTTTTCGCAACTTTTTCTACTTCACACTCCCAAGAAATAAATTTTCAAGAGTTTCAAAGGTTTTCAGTCACTAACGGACTGCCGTCAAATGAAATCACAGCTTTGGCTGAGGATAGCTATGGATTTTTGTGGGTAGGTACCAGTAAGGGGCTAGTAAGATTTGATGGATCTGAATTTGTACCTATCGCTATACCCCTTGATAATAATACGACTGTAGCGGACAATGCTGTACATTCCCTTCAATATGAGCCTTCTTCCCAAACCATATGGGTTGGTACTGCCCGGGGGTTGTTTTATACAAGCATAAACCAGAGTCGACTCAAAAAACATCGCATCTACCAAGGCGTGCTCAATCCTGTCATAAAGGATATTTTACATGATAGCAGGGGTTGCATTTGGGTAGTGGGCAATCAAGGGTTAGGGAGAATTGATACAAATGACAACTTTAATTTCGAAATATATTTTGACGGTAATCATCCCCTATTCAACAAGGCAACAGCTATCCTTTTAGAACCTGCATCTCCTAGAACAATCTGGGTTGGATCAATCATAGGGTTAATAAAATATGATATAGAGGCTGGTAGCATCCAACACTTTAAAGATGGCCCGGACCCAAAAACCGAGAGAAACAGAGTCCGTAATATGGCTTGGTACAATGACTTTTTGTACTATGGCACTTGGAGCAGTGGCTGTATTAGGTTTGATCCCAAAAAGAGAACATTCTCCCAAATGTATTTTAATATCTTCGATAAGGCTACCAACCAAGGTGTTACCTCCCTTGCTGAATTCAATAGTAATCTCCTCATTTCCCATGAACAAGGAGTGATAATTCTCCCAAAAGATTCATTGGCCATTCAGCTAAAAATAAATGAATTTGATAGGGGCTTATTAAAAGGATTTTCGCTTCAGGACCAAAACAATAATATTTGGTACGGTACTCACTATGGATTGTATAAATATTCCATAACCGATCCTCTTGTCCAAAACATTGTTCTAACTAAGCGATCTGAATTTGACATACAATTAAATTTAGAAAGGATTATACTTCATCGAAATCACTTAATTGCCGTGGGCTTCGGATCTGAGGGAATCTATGTGGTGAACCTAAAGGATCTTAAAACTAAAGTTCTGCCACTTCCCATCGAATTTAAAGAGTCCAAATACTTTCACCTTACGGACATAGAGCGTTTAACAGATAATATTTTTCTACTGGTAAATGATCCGTATCTGTTAGAATTTGATTTTGAAGACCAGAAAATAAAACAGTTCGAGACCCAATTGCCCTATGCAAGCCCATCCATAGAAGATACCGAAGTAGATAAATATGGGAATATTTGGGTGGGATCAAGAAAAGAAGGTCTCCAAAAAATCACCCCTTCAGGTACTATAAAAAACTATAAAAACTTCTCTGAAGAGGATACTATCGCTTATCCATGGGTTAACAAGTTATTTATAGACTCTCAAGAAAATCTATGGTTATGTAGAGGTTCAGAAACCTATTTGGCAATGCCTATGGACAGTATATTTGAAAGCGGAAAAAGAATTGAAGAGCATTTAAGAGGTGTATCGAGTGTTTTGGAAGACAGAGGAGGACGCGTTTGGATGGCAGGGACGCATGACGGCATGGGTTATAAATTAAGCCGAGACCCCGAAAAGCCTATAAAAATGGTTATGGATGGTTACGTTGAAGAAATTTATCCGTTTAACGATTCACTAATATGGCTGATGGATGGCACATTGAAGATTTTCAATTTAAAATCAAGGACTTTTCAGAAAACCTATTTTGAGAAAATCACGAAACAGTATAGAATCAATGGACCTATTGAAAAGATTTCGGATAGTATCTTCGCTATAGCACACCAATCCGGAATATTGCTTGTTAATTTAGATGGCTTGAATTTTAATCCAAAACCAGAAAAGGTGTATTTAGTATCCTTTTCGGTCGATGGGGAATCTCTAGAGATTCCTTTGAGCTTTGATTCCTTAAGCACCCAACTCCCACAACATACAAAGTCGATAGGTTTGGATTTTAACACTCTAAACCATGAACTCTATAATGAACAATATTACTATACCTTAAATGAGGATAAAATTTCCCTAAATAGAGCGTTGACTATTAACGTTACCAATCTTAGCCCCGGCGATTATAGTTTAAAGATCTTCAAAAAATCGTTTAGACCCTCCCCAGACGAATTACGATATAACCTAAGCTTTTACATTCCCACTCCATGGTACAATACCTCCCTGTTTTATATGCTATTAATAATATTGATGGTTAGCGCATTTTATGTACTTTATAAAATCCAGCTGTCTAGAAAAATCGCTTCCCAAGACAATTTAAGACTCAAGCAACTAGACGATTTAAAAACGAAATTTTACAGTAACATAACCCACGAATTTAGAACCCCTCTAACCGTTATTCTTGGTATCGAAAATTCCATTTCCCAACGCTTATCCCTAGAACAAAAGGCCATTTTCGCTGATTTGAAACTAATAAAGCGAAATGGGAGGGAATTATTGCAGTTGGTGGATAAAATGATTGGGATCTCTAAAATTGACAGTGGTTACTTTAATCTTAGAATACAGAACTCTGATATCATTAGTTTTATTAAATACATCCTAGAATCATTTGAATACGCGGCAAATTTAAAAGGTATAACTATCTCATTCACATCAAACCACGACTACTTATGTATTAATTTTGATAAGGATGTGATTAATACTATAATTTCAAATCTATTGTCTAACGCTATCAAAAACACTGCAAAAGGGGGAAGCATACAAGTCTCGTTTTTAACCCAAACAAAATCCTGGGAACTTTGTGTCCAGGATTCCGGTAGCGGCATTGCTCCAAAGGATTTGGCTAAAATCTTTGATCGGTATTTCCAAGTTCCGGACAATTCTGACACCCATACTGGCAGCGGCATCGGATTATCCCTGACCAAGGATTTGGTTGAAAAATTAGACGGACAGATTTCAGTAACGAGCCAAATAGGAAAAGGTACAGAATTTAGAATAACTGTTCCAATACTTCCCCAACCAATTGAACAGGTTTCCCAGAATACATCAAATTCGATTAATGAGAATCTCGACGGTTCCATACCAAAAATTCTTATAATCGAAGACAATCCTGATCTACGGTACTATTTAAAAAGCTTGATCAGTAAAAGCTCATATATCGTTTTAGAAGCATCGGATGGTATTGTGGGAATGGAATTGGCACTTCAAATTCTTCCCGACCTCATTATCACTGATATTATGATGCCCAATATGGATGGCATAAAATTATGCAGTGAGTTAAAGGATAATGAGTTGACAGACCATATCCCCATTATCATGTTAACCGCCAAAAACACCATACAGGATAAAATTGATGGTATTTCTCACGGCGCCGACGCCTATATCAGTAAACCATTTAAAGAAGAAGAGTTATTGGTTACTATAGGAAAGCTCATTGAGTTACGGATACGGTTAAGGGAAAAATATGGCCAAAAGTCGGAGTCAGATAATGGTAACCCTGACTTCGTGGCACATCCAATTCTAGCAAAAATCAATAGTATTATTCTGGAGCACTTGGCTGAATCCAATTTCGGGATCCAAGAACTTGCCTATAAAACCGCGATCAGTGAATCCCAACTTTACCGGAAGGTAAAGGCCTTGACGGGAATGTCAACTGCGATTTATATTAGGACTTGCCGGTTACATCAGGCAAAATCAATGTTAACGGAGTCTAACCTGAATATTTCAGAAATAGCCTATTCTACAGGCTTCAACGATCCATCTTGGTTCACCAAGGCATTTAAAACCCAATTTGGGATATCGCCAAAGGAATTTTTACGGTCATTAAAAAAATAG
- a CDS encoding SnoaL-like domain-containing protein — protein MKTKLVFTVILTSFIFFGCSDNEDNFQETALATKGMSTSKMSTTSTAAVTSQTFPQAEQEVLETWEGIVQSVKEGDLDKLISFHAYGPKFTEFKSGELRNGGEENEAYERGVIGSVTEVVKFEALDIQIAVYYGNVANMTFHSNFHLMFGEDLVVVREQTSLLFVKTKGEWKIVHEHHSPLNP, from the coding sequence ATGAAAACTAAACTAGTATTTACAGTAATTCTAACATCCTTTATATTCTTCGGGTGTTCGGACAATGAGGACAATTTTCAAGAAACAGCATTGGCCACCAAAGGGATGTCTACATCCAAGATGTCAACTACTTCCACAGCAGCCGTAACTTCTCAAACTTTTCCTCAAGCAGAGCAAGAGGTCTTAGAAACCTGGGAGGGCATAGTACAAAGTGTTAAAGAGGGCGATCTTGACAAGCTTATTTCTTTTCATGCTTATGGACCAAAGTTTACCGAATTTAAAAGCGGAGAGCTAAGGAATGGTGGTGAAGAAAACGAAGCTTATGAACGTGGCGTTATCGGTTCTGTAACAGAAGTTGTGAAATTCGAAGCCTTGGATATTCAAATTGCTGTTTATTATGGCAATGTGGCTAATATGACCTTTCACTCTAATTTTCATTTAATGTTTGGAGAAGATCTTGTTGTTGTTAGAGAACAAACTTCTTTATTATTTGTCAAAACAAAAGGTGAATGGAAAATTGTTCACGAACATCATTCTCCTTTAAATCCTTAG
- a CDS encoding Berberine and berberine like — protein sequence MRDQINQLKDSIDGTIILPEDNNYNEARSIYNAMIDKKPAIIVKCKDQDDVIDTVNFARKNNLEVSIRSGGHNGAGLALIDDGLVIDLSDMKGLSIDPTSQTAIIEPGNTLSDVDAATYEHGLALPSGIVGTTGIGGITLGGGIGYLSRKGGLTIDNLLECKVVLATGEVVTANKDKNPDLFWALRGGGGNFGVVVSFKFKLLEVKDVYAGPMFWPIEKAEEAMKFYDKITKNASNDLYGFFAFLIVPPAEPFPEHLWNKNVCGVVWNYTGPREKAEEIFKPIREFGPPILDFVGDIPMKNLNGMFDGLYPPGLQWYWRAHYIKELSLDAIKTNIEFGSKIPSMLSTTHLYPIDGRVHEMESADTAWSNREARWSQAIVGVDPDPNNADKVTNWCKNYFDALKPYAMGGAYVNFMMDEGQERIKASYKGNYDRLVDVKTKYDPSNFFHVNQNIEPNTD from the coding sequence ATGAGAGATCAAATCAACCAATTAAAAGACTCCATTGATGGCACCATAATTTTGCCAGAGGACAACAATTACAATGAGGCGAGGTCAATCTACAATGCAATGATTGACAAAAAGCCGGCAATCATCGTAAAGTGCAAAGATCAAGACGATGTGATAGATACGGTAAATTTTGCTCGAAAGAACAATTTGGAAGTTTCTATCCGCAGTGGCGGGCATAACGGAGCAGGCCTTGCCTTGATCGACGATGGTTTGGTCATTGACCTTTCCGATATGAAAGGATTATCTATAGATCCAACCTCACAAACTGCCATCATAGAACCTGGCAATACCTTAAGCGATGTAGATGCTGCAACCTATGAACATGGGCTCGCACTTCCAAGTGGAATTGTCGGGACCACCGGAATAGGAGGTATAACCTTAGGTGGAGGAATTGGTTATTTAAGCAGAAAGGGTGGATTAACCATAGACAATTTATTAGAATGTAAAGTAGTCCTGGCTACTGGCGAAGTGGTGACTGCCAATAAAGACAAAAATCCTGACCTATTTTGGGCGTTAAGAGGTGGAGGGGGCAATTTCGGAGTCGTGGTATCCTTTAAGTTTAAACTTTTGGAAGTAAAGGATGTTTATGCAGGACCTATGTTTTGGCCGATAGAAAAGGCAGAGGAAGCCATGAAATTCTATGATAAAATCACCAAAAATGCTTCTAACGATTTATATGGTTTTTTTGCGTTTTTAATTGTGCCCCCTGCAGAGCCTTTTCCAGAACACCTATGGAACAAAAACGTTTGTGGAGTAGTTTGGAATTACACCGGACCCCGGGAAAAGGCAGAAGAAATCTTTAAACCCATAAGAGAATTTGGACCACCTATCCTCGATTTTGTGGGTGATATTCCCATGAAAAATTTAAACGGTATGTTCGATGGATTGTATCCGCCTGGGCTGCAATGGTACTGGCGAGCGCATTATATTAAGGAATTAAGTTTAGATGCTATTAAGACTAATATTGAATTTGGCTCAAAAATTCCGTCGATGCTCTCAACAACCCACCTATATCCAATTGATGGCAGAGTCCATGAAATGGAAAGTGCTGATACTGCATGGTCCAATCGTGAAGCCCGTTGGTCCCAAGCAATAGTTGGAGTAGATCCAGACCCTAACAATGCGGATAAGGTTACTAATTGGTGCAAAAACTATTTTGATGCTTTGAAGCCTTACGCAATGGGCGGCGCCTACGTTAACTTTATGATGGATGAAGGTCAAGAACGGATTAAAGCCTCTTATAAAGGAAATTATGATAGGCTGGTAGATGTGAAAACGAAGTATGACCCATCAAACTTTTTTCACGTTAATCAAAATATTGAACCGAACACGGATTAA
- a CDS encoding AraC-type DNA-binding protein has protein sequence MPIYMDYHIFPGVTIEEVKAAHITDKATQDKYGVKYHQFWVNKETGSVFCLIEGPNPEACKRVHEEAHGSVACNIIEVQPGLLNLFMGDDLSVDHGIVYNHNGEIDSGFRFIMVLDIVVNTTLSNHSNLDKFIFPVVPRNEAIKIINEFEGESIENLSDDSILAVFEKSDNAFKCSLAIQELFNKHRGENNWNINYKIGLTEGQPVTMSDGFFKDSIIYGKRLSLIAEESQIIMSQGFKKLCAFQLAKFHQSEVKVLNDKQKTLIGDFCDYTEANLTTDKLSVESISQEIGLSRPQLYRRIKSITGRSPQNFIRDLKMRTAFNLIKDNNLNVSEVAYKVGYDDPSYFSKIFTQKFGICPSKIV, from the coding sequence ATGCCAATTTATATGGATTATCATATCTTTCCTGGAGTCACAATAGAGGAGGTAAAAGCTGCGCACATAACAGATAAAGCAACCCAGGATAAGTATGGCGTAAAATACCATCAATTTTGGGTAAATAAGGAGACGGGGTCTGTATTTTGCTTAATTGAAGGGCCGAATCCCGAAGCGTGTAAAAGAGTTCATGAAGAGGCGCATGGGAGTGTTGCATGTAATATTATTGAAGTACAGCCAGGATTGCTAAACCTGTTTATGGGAGATGATCTTTCTGTAGATCATGGTATTGTCTATAACCACAACGGGGAAATAGATTCAGGCTTTCGGTTTATCATGGTTTTGGATATCGTAGTAAATACCACATTAAGTAATCATTCTAATTTAGATAAATTTATATTCCCCGTAGTACCAAGGAATGAGGCCATCAAAATTATAAATGAATTTGAAGGTGAATCAATAGAAAACCTCTCTGATGATAGCATTTTGGCCGTTTTTGAGAAATCGGACAACGCATTTAAGTGTTCTCTAGCAATTCAAGAGTTATTCAATAAACATCGTGGAGAAAATAATTGGAATATAAACTACAAGATTGGCCTTACCGAAGGTCAGCCAGTTACTATGTCCGATGGTTTTTTTAAAGATTCTATAATTTATGGCAAACGCTTGAGCTTGATTGCGGAGGAAAGTCAAATTATAATGTCTCAAGGTTTCAAAAAATTATGTGCATTTCAATTGGCAAAGTTTCATCAATCGGAAGTAAAGGTTTTGAATGATAAACAAAAAACCTTGATTGGAGATTTCTGCGATTACACAGAGGCAAATTTAACGACCGACAAATTATCGGTAGAATCTATAAGCCAAGAAATAGGTCTAAGTAGGCCTCAATTATATAGAAGAATAAAATCCATCACAGGACGCTCTCCTCAAAATTTTATTCGAGACCTTAAAATGCGGACAGCGTTTAACCTCATCAAGGACAATAACCTTAATGTTTCCGAGGTAGCCTACAAAGTGGGCTATGATGACCCGTCCTACTTCTCCAAAATATTTACTCAAAAGTTCGGTATCTGCCCATCTAAAATAGTTTAA
- a CDS encoding Holliday junction DNA helicase subunit RuvB: MNENLDPSGDNFTPEEFDVERKLRPITFDDFTGQDQVLENLQIFVKAANLRNEALDHTLFHGPPGLGKTTLAHILASELNVGIKVTSGPVLDKPGDLAGLLTNLEERDVLFIDEIHRLSPIVEEYLYSAMEDYKIDIMIESGPNARTVQLNLNPFTLVGATTRSGLLTAPMRARFGISSRLQYYDTELLTNIVQRSATILDVPISMEAAVEIAGRSRGTPRIANALLRRVRDFAQIKGDGTIDIVIAKFALKALNVDKYGLDEMDNKILSTIIDKFKGGPVGITTLATAVSESSETIEEVYEPFLIQQGFIMRTPRGREVTELAYKHLGKIKGNTQHGLF; the protein is encoded by the coding sequence ATGAACGAAAATCTAGACCCCAGCGGAGATAATTTTACACCCGAAGAATTTGACGTCGAAAGAAAACTCAGACCCATAACATTTGATGACTTTACAGGTCAAGATCAGGTTCTGGAAAATCTTCAGATTTTTGTAAAGGCAGCGAATCTTAGAAATGAAGCTTTGGACCATACCTTATTCCACGGTCCTCCGGGATTGGGTAAGACCACTTTGGCACATATCCTTGCAAGTGAATTAAATGTTGGCATTAAGGTGACTTCTGGCCCTGTATTGGATAAGCCAGGAGATTTAGCCGGTCTACTGACCAACCTAGAAGAGCGCGATGTGCTTTTTATAGATGAAATCCATCGTTTGAGTCCTATTGTTGAAGAATACCTCTACTCTGCAATGGAAGATTATAAGATAGATATCATGATTGAATCTGGGCCTAATGCTAGGACGGTTCAACTTAATCTTAACCCTTTCACCTTAGTTGGCGCAACCACGCGCTCAGGACTCTTAACCGCGCCAATGCGAGCTCGTTTTGGTATTAGCAGTCGACTTCAATATTACGACACCGAATTGCTCACTAACATTGTACAAAGGAGCGCTACGATTTTGGACGTTCCTATCAGTATGGAAGCCGCGGTAGAGATTGCTGGTAGAAGTAGAGGAACACCACGTATTGCAAATGCATTATTAAGAAGGGTTAGAGATTTCGCTCAAATAAAAGGTGATGGTACTATCGATATCGTAATCGCAAAATTTGCTCTTAAAGCATTGAATGTAGATAAATATGGTCTAGATGAAATGGACAACAAAATCCTAAGTACCATTATCGATAAATTCAAAGGAGGACCGGTCGGTATCACCACCTTGGCAACTGCCGTAAGTGAAAGCTCAGAAACTATTGAAGAAGTCTACGAACCTTTTTTGATCCAGCAGGGTTTTATTATGCGGACGCCTCGTGGTCGTGAAGTTACCGAATTGGCGTATAAACATTTAGGAAAAATCAAAGGGAATACCCAGCACGGATTGTTCTAA
- a CDS encoding cytochrome c oxidase subunit 1, with the protein MSAHPDAIAQGQGTHGHHDGHDEHEHHHKETFVTKYIFSQDHKMIAKQYLITGTIMGIIGVVMSMMMRMQIAWPEEPNVLFEALLGRWAPDGVMDADIYLALVTIHGTIMVFFVLTAGLSGTFSNLLIPLQIGARDMASGFLNMVSYWMFFVSSVVMVLSLFVEAGPAAAGWTIYPPLSALPMAQGGSGMGMTLWLVSMAIFIASSLLGSLNYIVTVINLRTKGMSMTRLPLTIWAFFITAIIGVISFPVLLSAALMLIMDRSFGTSFFLSDIFIQGEVLHYQGGSPVLFEHLFWFLGHPEVYIVLLPALGITSEVIATNSRKPIFGYRAMVASILAIAFLSTIVWGHHMFISGMNPFLGSVFTFTTLLIAIPSAVKAFNYITTLWKGNLQLNPAMLFSIGLVSTFITGGLTGIILGDSALDINVHDTYFVVAHFHLVMGISALYGMFAGIYHWFPKMFGRMLNKNLGYLHFWVTAVCAYGVFFPMHFIGMAGLPRRYYTNTNFPLFDDTHDANVIISIFAIVGGIFQLVFIYNFVNSIFYGKKTVQNPWRSNTLEWTAPVKHIHGNWEGPIPHVYRWAYDYSKPGYDEDFVPQNIPLKEGEEELQH; encoded by the coding sequence ATGTCAGCACACCCCGACGCTATTGCTCAAGGACAAGGAACACATGGCCATCACGACGGTCATGATGAACATGAGCACCATCATAAGGAAACTTTTGTAACTAAATATATATTTAGTCAAGACCATAAAATGATTGCAAAACAGTACCTAATTACTGGTACTATAATGGGAATCATTGGTGTTGTAATGTCCATGATGATGCGTATGCAGATTGCATGGCCAGAGGAGCCTAATGTTCTATTTGAAGCATTACTAGGAAGATGGGCACCAGATGGTGTAATGGATGCCGATATTTATTTGGCATTGGTAACCATTCACGGTACCATCATGGTATTCTTTGTTTTAACGGCAGGTTTAAGTGGAACCTTTAGTAATCTACTTATTCCCTTGCAGATTGGAGCCAGAGATATGGCTTCTGGCTTTCTTAATATGGTTTCTTACTGGATGTTCTTTGTATCTAGTGTGGTTATGGTATTATCCTTATTCGTTGAAGCTGGACCAGCTGCTGCAGGATGGACAATCTATCCCCCTCTTAGTGCATTACCAATGGCCCAAGGTGGATCAGGTATGGGTATGACACTTTGGCTTGTATCCATGGCGATTTTTATTGCCTCCTCATTGCTAGGATCACTTAACTACATAGTAACTGTTATAAACCTTAGAACAAAAGGAATGTCTATGACACGATTGCCGCTAACTATTTGGGCATTCTTTATAACTGCAATCATCGGGGTTATTTCATTCCCGGTTCTTTTATCTGCAGCTTTAATGCTGATTATGGATAGAAGTTTTGGAACGTCATTCTTCTTGTCGGATATCTTTATACAAGGTGAAGTATTACATTATCAAGGAGGTTCTCCAGTATTGTTTGAACACTTGTTCTGGTTTTTAGGTCACCCTGAAGTTTATATCGTATTGTTGCCAGCACTAGGAATTACTTCCGAAGTTATCGCGACAAACTCACGCAAACCTATTTTTGGTTACCGCGCGATGGTTGCTTCAATATTAGCGATTGCATTCCTTTCTACTATCGTATGGGGTCACCATATGTTTATCTCTGGGATGAATCCATTCCTTGGATCCGTATTTACCTTTACCACTTTATTGATTGCGATACCTTCAGCAGTAAAAGCATTTAACTATATAACCACATTATGGAAGGGTAATTTGCAGCTCAATCCCGCAATGTTATTCTCTATTGGATTGGTTTCAACTTTTATAACAGGAGGTTTAACGGGAATTATTCTTGGGGATAGCGCATTGGATATTAACGTTCACGATACGTATTTCGTTGTGGCTCACTTTCACTTGGTAATGGGTATATCTGCCCTTTACGGAATGTTTGCCGGAATCTATCATTGGTTCCCTAAAATGTTTGGTAGAATGCTAAACAAAAACCTGGGTTATCTTCACTTTTGGGTAACTGCGGTCTGTGCATATGGGGTATTTTTCCCGATGCACTTTATCGGTATGGCGGGTCTTCCAAGAAGATATTATACCAATACAAATTTCCCATTATTTGATGATACCCACGACGCAAACGTCATAATATCAATATTTGCGATTGTCGGTGGAATCTTCCAATTGGTTTTTATCTATAATTTTGTGAACAGTATTTTCTACGGTAAGAAAACCGTACAAAATCCTTGGAGATCAAATACTTTAGAATGGACTGCGCCGGTGAAACATATCCACGGAAACTGGGAAGGACCAATACCACACGTATACCGTTGGGCTTATGATTATAGTAAGCCTGGATACGATGAAGATTTTGTACCTCAAAACATTCCTTTAAAAGAGGGTGAAGAGGAATTACAACATTAA